CAACGTAGCTGACGCAGCAAAACTCGGTTGCTTAGGGCTGGATCTAAACTCAGGATTAGAATCAGCACCTGGTATTAAAGATACAAACAAAATTATCGCGGCATTTAGCGCGCTTAGACATTATTAAAGGAACTTATCATGGCAAAACTTAATGCCTTTTTTGGCGAATTCGGCGGCCAATACGTATCGCAAATCTTAATACCTGCATTAGATGAATTAGAAGATGCATTTATCGATTCACAAAACGATCCAGCATTTGAAGCAGAGTTTCAAACGCTATTGAATGAATACGCAGGCCGTCCAACACCATTGACGCTATGCCGTAACATTACTAAAGGTTCAAAAACGAAGATCTACCTGAAGCGTGAAGATCTACTGCACGGTGGTGCCCACAAAACCAACCAAGTATTGGGTCAAGCACTACTCGCTAAGCGCATGGGTAAAACCGAGATCATCGCTGAAACAGGCGCAGGTCAACACGGTACTGCATCAGCACTAGCATGTGCGTTGCTAGGTCTAAAATGTCGCATCTACATGGGTGTGAAAGACATGGAACGCCAAAAGCCTAACGTATTCCGCATGAAGTTAATGGGCGCTGAAGTTATCGGCGTTGATTCAGGTGCTGGCACACTAAAAGATGCCTGTAATGAAGCACTACGTGACTGGTCTGCAAACTATGAAAATGCCCATTATCTATTGGGTACAGCGGCTGGTCCTCACCCATTCCCAACAATTGTGCGTGAATTCCAAAAAATGATCGGTGAAGAAGCGAAACAACAGATCTTAAAAGCTGAAGGTCGTCTACCCGATGCCGTTATTGCTTGTGTTGGCGGTGGTTCAAACGCGATTGGTATGTTCAACGATTTCATCGAAGAAGAAAGCGTGAAATTGTACGGTGTTGAACCAGCAGGTAAAGGTATTGCAAGTGGCGAACATGGCGCACCAATTGCCGAAGGTACAAACGGTATCTTCTTTGGTATGCACTCACTACTAATGCAAGACACTTATGGTCAGATCCAAGAATCATACTCTGTATCTGCGGGGCTAGATTTCCCATCTGTGGGTCCACAGCATGCGCACTTATATACATCAGGTCGCGCACAATACCCCTCTGTAACCGATGAAGAAGCATTAGCGTCATTCCAGTTACTATCATCACAAGAAGGTATTATCCCTGCACTTGAATCATCTCATGCATTAGCATATGCACTACAGATGATGGAAGCAGACATGGATAAAGAACAAATTTTGGTGGTTAACTTATCAGGACGTGGCGATAAAGATATCTTCACCGTTGCTGACATTCTTGAAGGTGAAGGAGCGCTATAATGGAAAATGTAATGGGACGTTATCAACAAGCTTTTGCAAAGCTAGCAGAAAAAAATGAAGGCGCTTTCGTGCCATTCGTAACGATTGGCGATCCAAACCGCGAACAATCAATGGCGATCATCGAAACGCTAATTGCAGCGGGTGCTGACGCATTAGAACTCGGTATTCCATTCTCAGATCCAGTGGCTGATGGCCCTACTATCCAAAAAGCCACATCTCGCGCACTAAACGCCGGTATCAACCCAGATATCTGTTTTGAAATGCTCACAGAGATCCGTGCTAAACACCCACAAATGCCAATCGGTCTATTATTGTATGCCAACCTTGTATACGGTAACGGTACCGATAAGTTTATGGCGAAAGCGGCTGCAGCTGGCGTCGACTCATTATTGATTGCCGACGTGCCAGTACAATACGGCCAGCAGTTTAAAGAAGCTGGCGATAAAGTGGGTATTGAAAGTATCTACATCGCACCGCCAAATGCCGATGACGCAACACTGCAGCAAGTAGCTGAGCAAGGTTCTGGTTATACTTACCTGCTAAGCCGCGCTGGTGTAACAGGCGCAGAAACCAAAGCAGAAATGCCTGTTGGTCCGTTATTGGCAAAACTGAAATCGTTTAATGCCGCACCTTGTCTACTTGGTTTTGGTATTTCATCACCAGAGCAAGTTAAACAAGCTGTTGCAGCGGGTGCTGCGGGTGCTATTTCGGGTTCAGCAATTGTAAATATCATTGAGAAGAATCTAGGTGATAATGCACACATGCTACAAGAATTAGCTGAATTTGTGACGCCAATGAAAGCGGCGACAACTAACGCAAAATAACGCGTGATGAAGATGACTAACGAGTAAACCAAGTAAAGCTGGCGTACAGGCGCTGGCTTTACTCGGCTATTCCCTGCCGTTAAATATATTCAAATATCTTCTTGTATAAAGGTAATACTGCAGCGCCAATTGCAGCAGATTTATCCCCAGCTAATTTAGCTAACGACACTTTTAATAGCGGTTCTTCGCTGTCTTTTAGATCTTGTAATTCATGCTGTAATTCACTGTGGATCTTATCGAAAATGGCCTGTGGGATCAGCCCTCCGATAATGATTTCTTGTGGATCTAAAATAGTCTTAATCGCCCAAACAGCTTGTTTAATACTGGGAATTGAATTTTTAACCCAAGTATCAATCACCGCATCATCTTGCGCTAATTGCTTTAATAAGGCTTGGTAACGCATCGGGTTTATTTCTGTTAAGCCCAATTGCTTATAAAGGTTATTTAACGAAGGTCGGTATTCTTTTAGTGGGAATAATTTACCAATACGCCCAGCATTACCATAGTGCCCACGATAAGGCACACCATTATGTAAATGACCGCCACCAATACCGTAACCAAGGTAAAGATAAAATAAATTACTGTTTAACGGTTTACGATCATAAATAAATTCACCTAACGCAGCTGCATTACCGTCATTTTCCAGCCATACATCCGTTTCTAAATACTGCGCAAGTTCATCACGAATATTCAATGACTCCCACTGCTTTAGATGTTTAGGATAAATCACTTTATCGCAGTCACTAAAATTACAACTTGTTGTGACGCCAGCTCCCACCAGATGATTGAACTCATTTGGGTATGCTAACTTTAATAAATCCAATAATGAAAACAGTTCATCACGACTATAAATAGGATCTTCGAAAATACCTTTAATTGATTTTGAAAATACCGATTCCGCATTCAAATTAACCATTTCAATACTGATTTTTTCAACTTCAATATTGATACCTAAGCTATAACCTTTTTCACCATTAATACCTAACGCAATGCCAGGCTGCCCTCTTTGGCTCTGTAATCGACCTAATGCCAAGATCCAACCATCATCAATCATCGTCTTGGTTATTTTTGTCATAGCCGCAGGCGTTAATCCACTCTTCTCAGCTAACTCAGCACGCGTGATCGGCGAGTAGGCATAAATATGTGACAGTATCTGACGCTGGGTATTTGATAAAATATTATTCGGCATGATTAAGGTATCTGCTTAAATTGATGATCGTAAATGAAAAATAAGGATCGTAATTGAGAAAGTATATAGTTACATAACATAAAGGTTATGTAAAAAGCTCCGTATCAATACGGAGCTTCAGGGTATTACATTAACACATTTTCCGTAAACCCTTTCTTCGCTTTAGTCGCATAATCCGATGTAAAGAACTGCGTACTAAATTGGCGTTGCTCTTGCGATACTAGCGCTTTTGAATCATCAGCATCTGGATGTTGAGGCGCACTACCAAAGACTTCATTAAAACGTGTTTGCACTTCCGCTGATGTGATCCAGTTAATGAATAACATCGATGCTGCTTTCTTGCTGGTGTTAGCAGGCATCATGATCATATTTCCGCCACCAGGCATACCAAATTCAGGAATGTAGAATTTAATACGTGGTGTGATAGCGCCTTGTGCTTGTAGCCCTTTCAAGTGGTCTTCCCATGCAGGAGTCAGTGAGATCTCACCATCATTCATGCGGGTTAAACTATCTGCATTTGATGACGTGATAGTGATCTCGTCACTGTGCTTGTCAAACCAAGTCCAAACATCAGACCATTGAGTGGTGTTGTTCGCATCAAATCCAGATTCATAATATGCAGGATTATCACCGGTCATGTTAGTAATCGAGCGCTGAATAAATGCATTACCCGCACCACCTTTATTTGGATCATTAACACCAAACGCGTATGGATTAGCAGTGATCCACTTATCCAACGCATCGAACGACTGTGGTAATTCTGCTTCATTTACACGACTTGGGTCATAGGCAAAACCTGTTTGATTACCCCAAAATGACACAGCATAACCGTCCGTTTCAACGCCGTTTAGTTTCGTTTTAAGCTTATTTGCATCCGGTAATACGTCAGTAATCGGGCCATACACTAAGTTGTTTTGCATTAGTGACGGCATACGTGCAGCATCAATCGCCATCACATCAATTTTACCTGCACTACGCTTGCCTTCAGCAATCAGTTTGTTGATATTACCTTTTTCATTACTGTTTGGTACACGTACTTTAATACCGTATTTATCTTCAAACTCTTTAAATATGGTGCGAAAACGAGGTTGGAAATACCAAACATAGACATTGATCGCTTTCTCTTTCTTTGCTTGTTCAACAACTTGTTCCCACTGCATATCTTTTAAATCATAAGCAGAAGCTTGCGCTGATAATCCTAACGCAACAGTGGCTGCGATAGCTGTAAGTGTTTTTTTCATCATAGTGTCCTTTATTATGATTGTTGGTTAAGATTATTTAGGCTTTACCAGTTGATTGGGCTAAATAGTTACCTTTCAATAATCGTTCGATAACTAACATCAAAATAACGTTAGGGATCACCAAGATTAATGAAATAACGGCCGCATTAGGGCGAATAAACGAATAGCCTAAATACGAATATAAAATAGTTGGTACGGTAGTAATGTCAGGTGAACCCAGTACAAAAGCGATATTGAATTCTTCAATACTGATCACTAAACAGAAGATCAATGAAGCTAATAAGCCCGGTTTAAGCATCGGCATAAACACATGACGGAACGTAGTAAAGAAGTTACCACCTAAATCTTTACTCGCATCAATCAGATCCTGTGGCACACTGGCAAAACTTGCCGATAGAATACGAATGGCATAAGGCAGTGCTAATACAGTATGGCCAATCACGATCCCCCAAAACGGTTCAGACAAATCCAGGCTGATTAACATAGAACTAAAGAACACACCGATGATCATGCCCGGCATGATGAGAGGTAATAACACCACTACTTCAGCTAATTTTTTACCGCGAAACTCAATGCGACCAAAGGCATAAGCAGTCGGCAGTGCCAGTATTACCGTAAAGAATGCTACCAAGGGTGCGATGGTATAACTGTTAGTAAGCGCCTCCACTAAGCCTGACGTTTCCCACATCTGCTCCCAGCGTCCAAATGAAAGTACTTGCGGAAACATGTCTGGGTAGCTCCACGGGTGTTTCGGATCAACTAAAGACCACAGCAGCGCCATTAAAAACGGGACACCAATCCAGAAAAAATTAATTACGATAAAGAAGCCAATAGATAGTTTATGTATTAAACCACCATTTTTAGTTTGGGCTGTCATTTCAGTTTCCCCGTTTTTTTCATAAATGGTGTTGTGACTAAACTAATAATCAATGATGCAACAACCGCAGTTAACATGATCACAACCGCGATCACTGCTGATTTGTTCCATTCATAAAACTCTGTTGAAGTAATGTGCATTAACATCGCTAATGAATATGCATTCTTTGGACCCGCAATCGAATAGAATGAATAATCACCCAACGCACCGATAAAGATTAAGATCAGCGATACTTGCAGCGCAGGTAACGTCAATGGCAATATCACTTGTGTAAATCGTTGCCAACTTGATGCGCCTAAATCACTCGCAGCATCTAATACGTCGGAACGAATGGAGTTCGCCGCGCCCGCCAGTAAGATCATCGCAAATGGTAATTGCTTCCAAATTTGTAGCACGATCACGCCCCAACCAAATGAGTCGTTTTGCATTCGAATAGGTTTATCGATAATGCCTAACCAGATCATTCCTTCGTTAAAGATACCGTGATACGAGATCACGTTCACCATTAAGAACGCTGCAACGAGTCCCGGAATAAACATCGGAGCACGTAACATACCGGTGATCAGCGTCGACCCCGTGAATGGTTTTCTTAACCATAATACTAACGGGTACGCTAGCGTTACCGCCCCTATCGCGCCAAATACAGCAACCTTAATCGAGTAAGCAAGTGCAACATGCAACTTGTTATCTTGCATTGACTCCTTCCAAAAATCTAAAGTGAACTGACTCTCTCCCATCATATTGTGCAAACCAAAGCTTTGAGACACAACCATGTAAAGCGTTGAGCCCATCAACAAAGCAATTGTGCCAATACCAGGAAGAAGTAATAACATTAGCTTCCAGCGTGGTAATTTCATTAGTTAGCCTCTTCTAAGAAACGAATGCTATTTACTGGCAGTGAAATACGCAATTGCTGACCATCAAACTTCGGTTTTTTAGGGGTTTGTAAACGGATCTCTAATCCTGAGTCATCACCGGGGATAGTGGCAATAATGTCAGTTACGTTACCCATGAATGCCATGTTTTTAATGTTTAGCAAGACTTGGTTTGGCTGATTATTTAACGCCGAAGTGTCATCTAAGATGATCGCGTCTTCTGGGCGCCAGCATACTTTGATGTGGTCAGCGATAGGCGCCTCGTCAGAGGTAACGGTTAACTCGCCCATCACACTTTGTAATTTGTATTCGTTGGCATTCGCTGTCGTACTTACATTCGCGGTAAAGATATTAGCTGAACCAATAAAGTCGGCCACAAAGCTGTTTATAGGTGTGTAATAAATATCATCTGGCGTCCCTATCTGCTCAATCGAACCACGATTTAATACCACAATCTTGTCAGACATAGCTAATGCTTCAGCTTGATCATGCGTGACATAAACCGCTGTTAAACCATATTTCTTTTGTAATGCACGTATTTCAAAACGTACTGATTCACGTAACTTTGCATCAAGGTTAGATAGCGGTTCATCAAATAGAATGACATCAGGACGAGTAACCATTGCCCGTGCTAAAGCAACACGCTGCTGCTGACCACCCGATAATTCACTTGGCATTTTATGCGCGTGTTCTTGTAACGATACTTGCTCTATCGCTTCATCGACACGGCGAATAATTTCATCTTTGGCTATTTTTTTCTGTTGGAGACCAAACGCAACATTGTGATGCACGCTTAAATGTGGAAACAGTGCGTACGACTGAAAACACATTGATGTATTACGTTTTTCTGGAGGCACATTATTAACAACTGTATCGCCTATTTTTATTTCGCCATTATCAGGATGATGAAAACCACCGATCATTTTAAGCAAAGTCGTTTTACCACAACCCGATGGGCCGAGTAATGTAATTAATTCACCTTTCTTTGCTGTAAAGCTGATGTCTTTTGACGCGACAAAATCACCAAAATTCTTAGCGATATTCTTTAGGCTAAGTTGTGTCATGTTTGTTTTCCTAACAGAAGATTTGAGTGGATAATAACTTTACCAAGTTAACTTAACAACGATTTTGATCACACTTTAAACTATTGTCACAATTACGTCACAAATGGGTAGTTAATATAATTAACACTAAAACACATAATTTAACAACAACACGGCAGACAATAAATACAATTAAAAACAACAGGGTAAAATAAAAACCTGCTTATTCTGGCGGTACTTAACTCAGCATTAAAGGTTAATCACGCAGCAATATAAATAGCTATCATCCAGATTGAATTAATTCATTTTTCAATAATTAGATCCACAACAATTAAATTAACTAGATTAATTTAATTGTTGTGGTATATTTTTCTCGAATTATATGAACAAGTGAGAAGTTATGAAATATGCACCCGCCGTTGGCGTTAAATTCGAAAAAAATGGACAAGTAAAAGAATTTAAAGGTAATACTTTTCTATGCCATATATCGACTAATGAAACCCAGTTACTAGCTGAAATAAAATGGGGGCAAGATCAGCTCAAAGCGATGAAATGTGCGTATAAATTTGCTTTCTTACCTATAACAAGCATGCACATGACTGTATTTGAAGGCGTATGTGAGAATATTCGTCAACAGCCACTGTGGACCAACAAATTAAGCCTAGACGCACCACTCTCTGCAGTCACAGACCTGTTCATTAATGAATTAACATCCATGCCGCGGTTAGGCTATTTTGAAATGGACTTTCACTCTATCTATAACTGCCCTATTGGTGGCACTGCCATTCGTATTAAACCCGCCACTGCAGCATCACGTGAATCATTATGGCAATGTCGAACGTTATTGAGCCAAGCGACAGGTATCAAACATCCTAATCATGATGACTATCATTTCCATATTTCATTAAGCTATCGCATTATCGAATTAGATGAGCACGATAAAACAGAAATCCTCGTTACCACCGACCGGATTACCGAACGCTTAAGTGCAAAATTCGGTCGTTTCAACCATGGACCAGTTGAATTCTGTCATTTCAACGACATGTTTAAATATAGTCCCTTAACTGTTTTAGATAGCGGTTATTAACTCAAGACACAATATAACGCTTTACCAATTAAGCCCTTAGTGCCTATTATTATGACTATCACCATACGATAGTTAGATAAAATAGTGCTAAGGGTTTTTTAGTGCACTAGATTAACTAATACAGATTCTTTTTCAGCCCCTCTAAGGAACAAGGACGCACCATGACAGGTTATTTCATCCAAGCATTCATCTATCTGTTTGCCGCCGTTATCACGGTACCGATAGCGAAACGACTCGGACTCGGATCCGTACTAGGTTATTTAATTGCCGGGGTTATTATCGGCCCAGTGATAGGTTTAGTGGGGAGTGAAACCGCGACTATTCAGCATTTTGCCGAGTTCGGTGTGGTGATGATGCTATTTCTGGTCGGACTGGAACTAGAGCCACGCATGCTCTGGGATATGCGTCATCGTCTCATCGGTTTAGGTGGCTTACAAGTCGGCTTAACGATTGCCGCAGTGATGGGGATCGCGCTCACGCTTGGTTTAGACTGGGGACTTGCGCTGACTATTGGCTTGGTATTTTCATTGTCATCAACCGCGATCGTATTGCAAACCTTTAACGAAAAAGGCCTGACCAAAACCGAAGGCGCACGCTCTGCATTCTCCGTATTATTGTTTCAAGATATTGCCGTGATCCCAATGTTAGCGTTAATTCCATTATTAGCCATCCCAGAATTGGTTGAGCAAGCGCAAAATGCCGTGCAAGCAGCAAGTGCACAGCATGAAGAATTATCCCTCGTTGCTAATATCTCAGGTATTTATTATGCCTTAGTTATTATCGTGGCGATCACAGGTGTGATTGTTGGCGGGCACTATCTAAGTCGTCCACTGTTTAAATTTGTCGCAAGTTCTAAAGTGAACGAGATCTTTACTGCCACCTCATTAATGCTGGTGATCGGTATCGCCGCTATCATGAATTTAGTTGGTCTTTCCCCTGCCCTAGGCGCCTTCCTGGCTGGTGTCGTATTAGCGACCAGTGAGTTTAGACATCAGCTTGAAGCCACTATCGAACCTTTCAAGGGCCTATTGTTGGGCTTGTTCTTCATGACCGTAGGCGCAGGTATCGATTTTGACATTCTGTTTAACGACACCGCAACTATCATCTCGATAACACTGGGCTTGATGCTGATAAAAGCCACCGTATTGTTTATTCTGACGGTGATATTTAAAATTAAAGGCCGTGATCGCTGGTTATTGGCGCTGAGTTTAGCCCAAGCTGGTGAGTTTGGTTTTGTATTACTGGGCTTTACCGTAAATAACCACGTATTACCCGTTGCGCTTGCACAAACCTTATCTCTTTCCGTTGCGCTGTCGATGTTCTTAACACCGGCATTATTTATCTTTTATGATCGTGTGATCTTACCGCGTTATATGGATAAGACCAATCAACAAGAAAGTGATGATATCGAAGAACATGGTGATGTCATCGTGGCCGGTATTGGTCGTTTCGGCCAGATAGTTAATCGTCTATTAGTTGCAAATGGCGTGAAAACAGTGGTACTGGATCATGATGTTAATATGATCCAAAGAGTACGCTCATTTAAAATGACAAGTTACTTTGGTGATGCAACACAACCAAGTTTGCTTGAAACAGCTGGCATCGCTAATGCCAGCTTATTTATCGTTGCCATTGACGATAAAGCTAGAGCGGTTGATCTCGTACGTTACATCAAACAGCATTACCCACAAGTTAAAGTACTCGCGCGTGCTTATGACCGTGGTCATGGTTATTCACTACGTCACGCCGGTGCGGATAATGTGGTGAGTGAAACTTATCATTCAGCCCTAATACTCGGTTCACACGCACTGACGAACCTAGGCTTTAATGAAGAACAAGCAAAAGACGTTAAACTTACTTTCAAAGATATTGAAAAGCACAGTAAAGATACCTTGTATCAAACTTGGCTCAATAATAGTGAAGACGATAAATTTAATACCGCTTATCGTGACCTGTATCTACAGCTTGAAGATAGTTTAGCCGAAGTAATGAAAAATAAAGATAAGTCGCAAAAGCCAATAACTTTTGATATTTAAAAATACCGCGGCATTTAGCAATAACGCCACAGAGATAAGGCTGAATAAACACCATGACTCCAGCAGTACAATTAGCTAAAAAGGCAAAGATAGTCCACAAGACCCATGAGTATAAGCATGATTCAAATGCCGAGTCGTATGGCTTAGAGGCAGCAGAAAAAATGGCTGTCGCTGCTGAGCGCATATTCAAAACTTTAGTCGTTGATATCGGCGATAAAAAACTAGCCGTAGCGGTTGTGCCAGTGACTGGCATGCTCAATTTAAAAGCCATTGCTAAGGCTGCAAAAGCCAAGAAAGCAGTGATGGCGGATAAAGATGATGTCATGCGCTCGACAGGGTATGTACTGGGTGGCGTAAGTCCATTGGGACAAAAGAAACGGCTATTAACGGTCATTGACAACTCAGCGCAAGATCATGAGACGATCTATGTGAGTGCAGGTCGCCGAGGCTTGGAGATCGAGCTTAGCCCGTTAGACTTAAAGCAGTTAACCAATGCCGAATTTGCAGCTATTAGTAATGAATAGTCATTAGCAGCTACGGTCAACTATCTAAAATCGAAACGTATAAAGTCGAGCGTATAAAAATAAAGCCCTGTAGATCGCACTACTGGGCTTTATTATGCGCACTTAAGAATAAATAATAACTGAGATTAACTAGAAGTCATATCGCGCAGCCATGTGCCACTGGTCTTCTTCGCCATCAACGCCATCAATCACATACTCAGTCACCAAGCGGAAGTTGCCATTGAATTTATAAGCGAGACCAAGCGCAGTTTGATCGACCGTATTATCATTTATCGTATCGGTATCACGTTGTTTATAAGTCACCGTACCCGTTAGCTTATCTAAACTGTAAGCAAGCGAGAGTTCATAAGCCATCCAGTCATTACCATCTTTAGCGCCGGCTGTATTAGGCGTATCAACAGAAGTGCTATCACCCACAATAGAAGCGGTTAAACCTTTCAGCTTATAACGCGCTGCAACAAGGATAGTGGAACGGTCATAATCTAAATTAGCCACATAACTTTCCGTCATCACACCAGTGTAGGTTGCGCCTAACTCCAGACCAAAATCAAAACCATATACACCACCAAGCGCATAACTTGATTGACTATTTTTACCTGTACTAGCATCAACGCTGGATTCTGGTTGCACATGCGCCACTAAGTTAAGGTTATCATCAAGCATCTTAGCTTCAAGTTTTAAAATATTAGCTTGTCGACCTAAGTTACCAAGTGCTGGGTTACCCGAATAATTGGTGGTACCGGCATCTGCCCAATCAGCAATGATTTCATCTGCGGCATAGTTACGACCAAACGTCAGTTGCCCACCATCATTTTTCAATCCGGCATACAGCAAACGCGTTTTAGATTCTGAATTAGCATCACTATTATCGCGAGATTCGAATTGCATCTCAATGTGCCCAAGTGCCGTTAAATCACCATTTAAATTTGAAGAAGCTTTAAAGCCAGTACGGAAATAGCTATCCGAACGACCGTCACTCTCTATACCTTTACCATCTTGGTAAATATAAGCCGCGTAAGCTCGACCATACAGATCAACCTGATTAGCATCATCTTTGTAAACATTCACGGTAGCTTGTGCAGTTGGGACCAGACTAGCGAGAATTGCTGTGACTAATAAAGTATTTTTCATTATCCATCCTTGTTATTTAAGTCGTTTTTTATTTAACAAAAGTGTTTTTATATTCAAGGTAAGTGATTGCAGCCTTACAGCTGGCTACTAGTCAAGGGTAGTTCTTTTCTGTAAAAGTGATGTTACAGCGATACTTTTTATGCAAAAAAGTGATCAGGAGGTCAGTATTTATGGGGATTAATGATAAACAATGCGAGAGAACAACAATCCCCACCAAAAAAACAAAAAGCCCAGTAGATCGCTCTACTGGGCTTTATTACACTTATTATCTCAACCTAAACCTAAATAAGTCTCTCTATTCATTCTTTATTTCATGACCTATTCAGGCTTAGGCTGGCATTAAAGTGTTGTACTGATTAATACGATGATTAAAGCAGGGCAAACAAACTTCACATACAATGGCCATACTTTCCAGAAGATACCATTTTCATCAGCGCCATCTTGGCCTTTAATTTCAGTCAGTAGGCTATTACGATGCCATACCCAACCAACAAAGATAGCAAGACCTAAGCATACTAGCGGTTGTGTAATTTCAGTCGCTAGCTTAATCATGAAGCCAAACATAAAGTCGAAGTTACTCACAACAGCCATAGCTAATACAGTCAGTGCCGCGCCAACAATCCAAGTTACTTTCTTACGTGACATTGACGTTTTATCGACAATATAACTCGTTGGTACTTCAACTACCGACATTGCCGACGTTAATGCTGCAACAGACATTAATGCAAAGAAGATAATCGCAACAACATGCTCTGCAGCGCCCATCGTCGCAAACAATGCAGGTAATACAGTAAACACTAATGTATCAGAACTCAGTAAGTTACCGTCAGCATCAAAAATAGTCACACCGTTATGCTTAGCAACATACATCGCAGGTAAGATCAGCATCGCTGCTAGGAAAGCAACACCTGTGTCCATAAAGGTTACGTGTACCGCTAACTTACTGATGTTTTCATTTGCTTTAAGGTATGAACCGTAGATCATCATTGCACCCGTACCAATCGATAGCGAGAAGAATGTCT
The DNA window shown above is from Moritella sp. F3 and carries:
- a CDS encoding DUF1868 domain-containing protein, producing the protein MKYAPAVGVKFEKNGQVKEFKGNTFLCHISTNETQLLAEIKWGQDQLKAMKCAYKFAFLPITSMHMTVFEGVCENIRQQPLWTNKLSLDAPLSAVTDLFINELTSMPRLGYFEMDFHSIYNCPIGGTAIRIKPATAASRESLWQCRTLLSQATGIKHPNHDDYHFHISLSYRIIELDEHDKTEILVTTDRITERLSAKFGRFNHGPVEFCHFNDMFKYSPLTVLDSGY
- a CDS encoding monovalent cation:proton antiporter-2 (CPA2) family protein, producing the protein MTGYFIQAFIYLFAAVITVPIAKRLGLGSVLGYLIAGVIIGPVIGLVGSETATIQHFAEFGVVMMLFLVGLELEPRMLWDMRHRLIGLGGLQVGLTIAAVMGIALTLGLDWGLALTIGLVFSLSSTAIVLQTFNEKGLTKTEGARSAFSVLLFQDIAVIPMLALIPLLAIPELVEQAQNAVQAASAQHEELSLVANISGIYYALVIIVAITGVIVGGHYLSRPLFKFVASSKVNEIFTATSLMLVIGIAAIMNLVGLSPALGAFLAGVVLATSEFRHQLEATIEPFKGLLLGLFFMTVGAGIDFDILFNDTATIISITLGLMLIKATVLFILTVIFKIKGRDRWLLALSLAQAGEFGFVLLGFTVNNHVLPVALAQTLSLSVALSMFLTPALFIFYDRVILPRYMDKTNQQESDDIEEHGDVIVAGIGRFGQIVNRLLVANGVKTVVLDHDVNMIQRVRSFKMTSYFGDATQPSLLETAGIANASLFIVAIDDKARAVDLVRYIKQHYPQVKVLARAYDRGHGYSLRHAGADNVVSETYHSALILGSHALTNLGFNEEQAKDVKLTFKDIEKHSKDTLYQTWLNNSEDDKFNTAYRDLYLQLEDSLAEVMKNKDKSQKPITFDI
- the ybaK gene encoding Cys-tRNA(Pro) deacylase, producing MTPAVQLAKKAKIVHKTHEYKHDSNAESYGLEAAEKMAVAAERIFKTLVVDIGDKKLAVAVVPVTGMLNLKAIAKAAKAKKAVMADKDDVMRSTGYVLGGVSPLGQKKRLLTVIDNSAQDHETIYVSAGRRGLEIELSPLDLKQLTNAEFAAISNE
- a CDS encoding porin, which produces MKNTLLVTAILASLVPTAQATVNVYKDDANQVDLYGRAYAAYIYQDGKGIESDGRSDSYFRTGFKASSNLNGDLTALGHIEMQFESRDNSDANSESKTRLLYAGLKNDGGQLTFGRNYAADEIIADWADAGTTNYSGNPALGNLGRQANILKLEAKMLDDNLNLVAHVQPESSVDASTGKNSQSSYALGGVYGFDFGLELGATYTGVMTESYVANLDYDRSTILVAARYKLKGLTASIVGDSTSVDTPNTAGAKDGNDWMAYELSLAYSLDKLTGTVTYKQRDTDTINDNTVDQTALGLAYKFNGNFRLVTEYVIDGVDGEEDQWHMAARYDF
- a CDS encoding sodium-dependent transporter → MAAIQNNDGASRGHFGSRFGFIMAAAGSAVGVGNIWGFPTQAASNGGGAFLMVYMFLIFLLGYPMLVAELMVGRHGQTNPADAMAKLGRSPATKMIGSLIGLASIICAAMIFSFYAVLSGWFVSNTLAPIASIVGADEASRWLIDFSLSRNIVFTLIFALMCVYVIQKGVQDGIEKWSKRLMPLLFAILIASVIYILFQPGAMDGVEALFTVDFDKVMHPDVIIGALGQTFFSLSIGTGAMMIYGSYLKANENISKLAVHVTFMDTGVAFLAAMLILPAMYVAKHNGVTIFDADGNLLSSDTLVFTVLPALFATMGAAEHVVAIIFFALMSVAALTSAMSVVEVPTSYIVDKTSMSRKKVTWIVGAALTVLAMAVVSNFDFMFGFMIKLATEITQPLVCLGLAIFVGWVWHRNSLLTEIKGQDGADENGIFWKVWPLYVKFVCPALIIVLISTTL